A portion of the Simkania negevensis Z genome contains these proteins:
- a CDS encoding transposase, with the protein MWTVLFPPAPGGGEKVDYGYKGKGVLLHLLIDKNGNAIAITTTDAKGDEKQEVSRLLTQLPLKSLKGRVVVLEADKGYDAGWLRQFLLNMGIFPLIPYRKIKGRWAPEINEVTHFFKLSPQRWKVERAFAWLKRRCRRLLMRWERLFVI; encoded by the coding sequence CTGTGGACGGTTCTTTTTCCCCCCGCTCCAGGAGGAGGGGAAAAAGTTGATTATGGTTATAAAGGCAAGGGAGTTCTGCTTCACTTGCTTATCGATAAAAACGGCAATGCAATAGCCATTACAACTACCGATGCAAAGGGGGATGAAAAACAGGAAGTTAGCAGATTGCTTACACAGCTTCCATTAAAGTCACTCAAAGGGCGAGTAGTTGTTCTTGAGGCAGACAAAGGTTATGATGCAGGCTGGTTACGTCAGTTTTTGTTAAACATGGGAATATTTCCTCTAATTCCCTATCGGAAAATCAAAGGAAGATGGGCGCCAGAAATTAACGAAGTTACCCATTTCTTCAAATTGAGCCCACAACGCTGGAAGGTAGAACGAGCTTTTGCTTGGTTAAAAAGACGTTGTCGTCGGCTATTGATGCGATGGGAGCGTTTATTCGTGATATAG
- a CDS encoding RHS repeat-associated core domain-containing protein, translating into MKTDTGRFLSPDSKGLVDGPNLYQFLLNNPFLYLDNPGWYIN; encoded by the coding sequence ATAAAGACAGACACAGGCCGCTTTCTCTCACCTGACTCCAAGGGCCTTGTTGATGGCCCTAACCTCTACCAGTTCTTGCTCAATAATCCCTTCTTATACTTAGACAATCCTGGTTGGTATATAAATTAA
- a CDS encoding Imm53 family immunity protein, translating into MNLQETECEKKEFQKIITERSEKDWFHCFVKDGIFQGACGLFNLSEVLEISKVWVED; encoded by the coding sequence ATTAATTTACAGGAAACAGAATGTGAAAAAAAAGAATTTCAAAAAATAATAACTGAACGTTCTGAAAAAGATTGGTTTCACTGTTTCGTAAAAGATGGAATATTTCAAGGAGCCTGTGGTCTTTTCAATTTATCTGAAGTATTAGAAATCTCCAAAGTATGGGTAGAGGATTAA
- a CDS encoding DUF7687 domain-containing protein, producing the protein MKKQLSQNNEKDVFSYQNIGWQHELWDVVRYFRSIGKNEKQLREFWLAYLKEKSSLAILVNEKSSKKLEIHGSVPLKQNTIDLFFEYLVFSENQYETYKNRLRTEQEALCFCEQLGITAAKTATKSLDHHQSSKSLVAAVTEISSKIAAKFGFNIDIDPQHRCVWFKEKDLYVTARNLDGAIPCLVNPFVVWEIKEYWGKTKGGSKMSDAVYECLLVGKELREYEEKRDSRIYHIVFVDGKEQWEHRISDFIRFIDLYNQGIIDDLVVGRGVEIRWSTTLDTILLKQKT; encoded by the coding sequence GTGAAAAAACAACTTTCACAAAATAATGAAAAGGATGTTTTTAGCTATCAAAACATAGGTTGGCAACATGAGCTATGGGATGTGGTACGATATTTTCGTTCAATTGGAAAAAATGAAAAACAACTTAGAGAATTTTGGCTTGCTTATCTCAAAGAAAAATCCTCTTTAGCTATACTTGTCAATGAAAAGAGTTCTAAAAAACTGGAAATTCATGGTTCGGTACCACTGAAACAAAATACAATCGATCTATTTTTTGAATACCTTGTTTTTTCTGAAAACCAATACGAAACGTATAAAAATCGCCTTAGAACGGAGCAAGAAGCTCTTTGTTTTTGCGAACAACTTGGCATAACAGCAGCCAAAACGGCTACAAAGAGCTTAGATCATCATCAATCTTCAAAATCCCTTGTGGCTGCTGTAACAGAAATTAGTTCAAAAATTGCTGCAAAATTTGGTTTTAATATTGATATTGATCCGCAGCACCGATGTGTTTGGTTTAAAGAAAAAGATTTATATGTCACTGCAAGAAATCTTGATGGAGCCATACCTTGCTTGGTCAACCCCTTTGTTGTTTGGGAAATTAAAGAATATTGGGGAAAGACGAAAGGGGGCAGTAAAATGAGTGATGCAGTTTATGAGTGCTTACTTGTTGGAAAGGAACTTAGAGAATATGAAGAAAAGCGTGATTCCCGAATTTATCATATTGTTTTTGTTGATGGGAAAGAACAATGGGAACACAGAATTTCAGATTTTATCCGCTTTATAGATCTCTATAATCAAGGAATTATAGATGATCTCGTTGTTGGTCGTGGTGTCGAAATACGTTGGAGTACAACTCTTGATACAATTCTTTTAAAACAGAAAACTTAA
- a CDS encoding transposase translates to MAGFKCLSDEQWQLIEGLMDHTFPLERGTPRSDLRKTWNSILFILTRGCRWADLPTDSSLFIPRSTAHKWLKQWSVEGVFDKVMSGLLQIAIMEGKVDLSQVAVDGSFSPRSRRRGKS, encoded by the coding sequence ATGGCAGGATTTAAGTGTTTATCAGATGAACAATGGCAACTCATTGAAGGTCTTATGGACCATACTTTTCCTTTGGAGAGAGGAACTCCTCGAAGTGATCTACGCAAAACCTGGAATTCAATACTCTTTATCTTAACGAGAGGATGTCGTTGGGCGGATCTTCCGACAGATTCCTCTCTTTTTATCCCTCGTTCTACAGCTCACAAATGGTTAAAGCAATGGAGTGTTGAAGGAGTTTTTGATAAGGTGATGAGTGGGCTATTACAGATAGCAATAATGGAAGGAAAAGTTGATCTTTCTCAAGTAGCTGTGGACGGTTCTTTTTCCCCCCGCTCCAGGAGGAGGGGAAAAAGTTGA
- a CDS encoding transposase, translated as MWTVLFPPAPGGGEKVDYGYKGKGVLLHLLIDKNGNAIAITTTDAKGDEKQEVSRLLTQLPLKSLKGRVVVLEADKGYDAGWLRQFLLNMGIFPLIPYRKIKGRWAPEINEVTHFFKLSPQRWKVERAFAWLKRRCRRLLMRWERLFVIWNGLVILGVVYTWIKNLVG; from the coding sequence CTGTGGACGGTTCTTTTTCCCCCCGCTCCAGGAGGAGGGGAAAAAGTTGATTATGGTTATAAAGGCAAGGGAGTTCTGCTTCACTTGCTTATCGATAAAAACGGCAATGCAATAGCCATTACAACTACCGATGCAAAGGGGGATGAAAAACAGGAAGTTAGCAGATTGCTTACACAGCTTCCATTAAAGTCACTCAAAGGGCGAGTAGTTGTTCTTGAGGCAGACAAAGGTTATGATGCAGGCTGGTTACGTCAGTTTTTGTTAAACATGGGAATATTTCCTCTAATTCCCTATCGGAAAATCAAAGGAAGATGGGCGCCAGAAATTAACGAAGTTACCCATTTCTTCAAATTGAGCCCACAACGCTGGAAGGTAGAACGAGCTTTTGCTTGGTTAAAAAGACGTTGTCGTCGGCTATTGATGCGATGGGAGCGTTTATTCGTGATATGGAATGGATTGGTAATATTGGGGGTAGTTTATACTTGGATAAAAAATTTAGTTGGATAG
- a CDS encoding DNA adenine methylase: protein MSVELDLFPINSSAKPFIKWAGGKQSLAFTLIDFFPKTFERYYEPFLGGGSVFFSLHPLNACLSDENKWLIDTYTALKENWERVADYLDKMINTEQEFLRIRSVNPWSLNLFERASQFIYLNKTCFRGLFRVNGKGTFNVPYGAYDRRYHDPDNLKAVSKALANVELKCCDFEFGLYGINQHDFVYFDPPYYKLGGYSDFNRYTAKQFREKDHFRLAAICRELDSKRVNWAISNSNTEFVKKLFSG from the coding sequence ATGAGTGTTGAACTTGACTTGTTTCCGATCAATTCTTCAGCTAAACCTTTTATTAAATGGGCAGGGGGAAAACAATCATTAGCTTTTACACTAATAGATTTTTTCCCAAAAACTTTTGAGCGTTATTATGAACCCTTTTTGGGTGGTGGCAGTGTCTTTTTTAGTCTGCATCCACTTAATGCTTGCTTATCTGATGAAAATAAATGGTTAATAGACACTTACACAGCGTTAAAAGAAAACTGGGAGCGTGTTGCAGATTATTTAGATAAAATGATTAATACGGAACAAGAGTTTCTTAGAATTCGATCGGTCAATCCTTGGAGTCTTAATCTATTCGAGAGGGCGAGTCAATTTATTTATCTTAATAAGACGTGTTTTAGAGGTTTATTTCGCGTTAACGGCAAGGGCACTTTCAATGTGCCTTACGGCGCTTATGATAGAAGATACCATGATCCTGACAATCTAAAAGCTGTTTCTAAAGCACTGGCGAACGTTGAACTTAAATGTTGTGATTTTGAATTTGGCCTGTACGGAATAAACCAACATGATTTTGTTTATTTCGATCCTCCTTATTATAAACTTGGAGGCTATTCGGATTTCAATAGATATACTGCTAAGCAATTCAGAGAGAAGGATCATTTCAGATTGGCTGCAATATGCCGCGAATTAGACAGTAAAAGAGTCAATTGGGCTATTAGTAATAGTAACACTGAATTTGTAAAGAAATTGTTTTCTGGATGA
- a CDS encoding helix-turn-helix domain-containing protein → MPASNIFSYSDEGLANKIKEIRQELGLTQEQFAVRLGVTFPTVNRWENIKTKPSPLALQKLRKLMVSRQKKKSLSNEYSKNSKALK, encoded by the coding sequence GTGCCTGCTTCTAATATTTTCAGCTACTCAGATGAAGGACTTGCCAACAAAATTAAAGAAATCCGACAAGAATTAGGATTGACTCAAGAGCAGTTTGCAGTAAGGCTTGGGGTAACATTTCCAACAGTGAATAGATGGGAAAACATTAAAACAAAGCCTTCTCCGCTTGCGCTTCAGAAGCTACGAAAGCTTATGGTTAGTCGACAAAAAAAGAAATCGTTAAGCAATGAATACTCTAAAAATAGTAAAGCCCTGAAGTAG
- a CDS encoding IS982 family transposase, translating into MQNAIISIFCHVDDFLKAISWNDEPQSHMTLAEVITVGLVSWRFFQGNLETSRVFLYEHGYITNILSKSRLNRRLHDVPSFFWHLIVAHLSYQVEPYSKGFLIDSFPVSVCHNVRSNRRALFTDQKYIGYNASKQAWFTGLKVHVLTTFQGKPREFLLTSASTHDLTAFKKIYLGSLLKGSIILGDKAYISSEHEKALIEKDLHLITERRKNSRKGQSFIYHRYGRRIRKKIESTFSRISSWLPKHIHAVTDRGFILKLMMLIASFSITF; encoded by the coding sequence ATGCAAAATGCAATCATCTCTATTTTTTGTCACGTCGATGATTTTCTTAAAGCTATTTCTTGGAATGACGAGCCCCAGTCTCATATGACTTTAGCTGAAGTTATCACCGTTGGTCTTGTTTCTTGGCGCTTTTTTCAAGGTAATCTCGAGACCTCTAGGGTATTTTTATATGAACATGGATATATCACTAACATCTTGAGTAAGAGTAGACTTAATCGAAGATTACATGATGTTCCTTCATTTTTTTGGCATCTCATTGTTGCCCATCTTTCTTATCAAGTTGAGCCTTATTCAAAAGGCTTTTTAATTGATAGCTTCCCTGTTTCTGTATGCCATAATGTTCGTTCTAATAGGCGCGCTCTTTTCACAGACCAAAAATACATCGGTTATAACGCAAGTAAACAAGCTTGGTTTACAGGACTCAAAGTTCATGTTTTGACAACCTTCCAAGGGAAGCCTAGGGAGTTTTTATTGACATCAGCTTCGACTCACGATTTGACAGCCTTTAAAAAAATCTACCTTGGATCTCTTCTTAAAGGTTCTATCATCCTTGGAGATAAGGCTTATATTTCATCAGAGCATGAAAAAGCGCTCATTGAAAAGGATCTTCATCTCATCACAGAAAGAAGAAAAAATTCCCGCAAGGGACAAAGCTTTATTTATCACCGTTATGGCAGAAGGATACGGAAGAAAATAGAATCAACGTTTAGTAGAATCTCATCTTGGTTACCTAAGCATATTCATGCTGTAACTGATCGAGGATTTATCTTGAAACTGATGATGTTAATTGCTTCTTTTTCTATCACTTTTTGA
- a CDS encoding protein kinase domain-containing protein, translated as MVEAVAEGLCDYDLPDTYYECIQDIVGDHQISQKLFQQLNQLGLVHFEKRLGQGAAGSVFQIAGGKKFSHQKVALKVLSPSEMNLIKGGNHGEVISIKLPENSYLGQAYGIFTYDGIHVHYAEKFDPIFHRGHVLIATISEAVQGETLFDHMQHRSMSIEEVKGYGRKLAQAILSLHESGFVHQDLHAKNILVKDVGIEKDPCDLKVIDFTLSSKIWEGGVRDDWKNFGILISEMGENLILNSHFYDLVYSEMHGLLNGLQPYSENEILNHSFFS; from the coding sequence ATGGTTGAAGCTGTTGCAGAGGGTTTATGTGACTATGATTTGCCAGACACTTATTATGAATGTATCCAAGACATTGTTGGGGATCATCAAATTTCACAAAAGTTATTTCAGCAACTCAATCAGTTGGGTTTAGTTCATTTTGAAAAGAGGCTTGGACAAGGTGCTGCTGGCTCTGTTTTCCAAATAGCGGGTGGGAAAAAGTTTTCTCATCAAAAGGTTGCACTAAAGGTGTTAAGCCCTTCAGAAATGAATCTAATTAAGGGAGGAAATCATGGAGAGGTGATTTCAATAAAACTCCCTGAAAACAGCTACTTGGGCCAAGCATATGGTATTTTTACATATGATGGAATTCATGTGCATTATGCTGAAAAATTTGATCCTATTTTCCACCGCGGACACGTTCTTATCGCAACGATTTCTGAAGCAGTTCAAGGTGAAACGCTCTTTGACCATATGCAACATCGAAGCATGAGCATTGAAGAAGTGAAAGGTTATGGACGAAAACTTGCTCAAGCTATTCTTTCTCTTCATGAATCAGGTTTTGTTCATCAGGATTTACATGCGAAAAACATCTTGGTCAAAGATGTTGGAATAGAGAAAGACCCTTGTGATCTAAAAGTGATCGACTTCACTCTTTCGAGTAAAATTTGGGAAGGAGGAGTCAGAGATGACTGGAAAAATTTTGGCATTCTTATTTCAGAAATGGGAGAAAATTTGATCTTGAACTCGCATTTTTACGATCTTGTCTATTCAGAAATGCATGGGCTTTTAAATGGGCTACAACCCTATTCTGAAAATGAAATTTTAAATCATTCTTTTTTTTCTTAA
- a CDS encoding UvrD-helicase domain-containing protein translates to MTTFDCLEPTLDLQGYHALEASAGTGKTFAIEHLVTRLILQGFALHDILVVTFTRAATRELRSRIRTNLETLFIKKPPYIQHLSEEEKIGAQLKAEEALALFDEAQIFTIHAFCQRMLMEFGFEAQVGLSLLSQQEESYRDLLIQEITDFFHTELFPEAYSAKQLATLLKSCNDDKDKLVKKVLHFVEQEGEFPDFPDYETTHSQFLSLDLPKPSFETLLKLAPAFLKICNKQGELKEEYEAQYQALLRNDFDALLTHPSLFSFFTPENRTRKEFSSEELRALYILNEMLTPLIEAASQPQHTLIRIARDAKRKVRQALLDKELFSPDDLLLQMQQALTYSSFCNRVHKRYQAVIIDEFQDTDTHQWNIFKTLFVDQPIQAFYIVGDPKQSIYGFRSADLNTYLQAKEAMNNTSHLTTNYRSEPQLLSCLNLLFSKQIHFPYTPVLAPPHATDTPFSDGKSALHFFSAIVEKKREKNWPSPAIETDYFFPFIAQEIQTLTQKKEATFSDFAILVKDRYQAARLKNTLEALNIPTAAKGTEPLAQTSMATFFKSLLSALDDPKKTHQLLAHPIFDLTHHELKTNTPLLSHAIAFMHQHAPNTLHKTIDAALHHHWKPNQTLLELLVQEGKLDTYSDFMQLTELLLQQPNQTPSQLLDYLIKLPTDQIKTSRRPLSDQNAVTIMTIHMSKGLEFPIVFALGLVNRYTSRQDFIRHEKKWLLFNPEHLACQSALQDQEAEKMRQLYVALTRAKKRLYIPTLEEASNKPPIGTASPLELFLSDLPPLATLISEIGATQTLLEPTTPSPLPSKTPTLHPPLQKPYNFPSRYIHSFSSLTDHTPPPAPETPENTLPKGTATGLLLHDLLEKIIREKLTHPYQKTTIHNFIETTIKHTPFYPYLSEITNLIDCAFHHPLDHFCLTDVHPSNLHPEVEFLYSQTHETSLKGFADLIFLHENSYYILDWKTNLLTDYRTETLQKAMEQNEYFLQAEIYLEALRRYLNFKKDPRPIQGAYYLFLRGLPEGEGLYSIPFNSSQNRILPYVK, encoded by the coding sequence ATGACGACCTTTGATTGCTTAGAGCCCACCCTTGATCTTCAAGGTTACCACGCCCTCGAAGCTTCTGCTGGAACAGGAAAAACCTTTGCCATTGAGCACCTTGTTACGCGCCTCATCCTTCAAGGTTTTGCTCTCCACGACATTCTCGTTGTCACCTTTACGCGAGCTGCCACACGAGAACTTCGTTCACGTATCCGCACTAATCTCGAAACCCTCTTCATCAAAAAGCCCCCCTATATTCAGCATCTATCAGAAGAAGAAAAAATTGGTGCCCAACTCAAAGCAGAAGAAGCTCTAGCCCTCTTTGATGAAGCCCAAATCTTCACCATTCATGCCTTTTGTCAACGGATGCTCATGGAGTTTGGATTTGAAGCCCAAGTTGGCCTTTCGCTACTCAGCCAGCAAGAAGAAAGCTACCGCGACCTCCTCATCCAAGAGATCACCGATTTTTTTCATACCGAGCTCTTCCCTGAAGCTTACTCAGCCAAGCAACTTGCCACCCTTCTAAAATCGTGCAATGACGATAAAGACAAACTCGTGAAAAAAGTTCTCCACTTTGTCGAGCAAGAAGGAGAGTTTCCCGATTTTCCCGATTACGAAACCACCCACTCCCAATTTCTTTCCCTCGACCTTCCCAAACCTTCCTTCGAAACACTACTTAAGCTTGCGCCCGCCTTTTTGAAAATTTGCAACAAACAAGGAGAGCTCAAAGAGGAGTACGAGGCTCAGTACCAAGCCCTTTTGCGAAACGACTTTGATGCCCTTCTCACTCACCCCTCACTCTTTTCCTTTTTCACTCCCGAAAACCGGACTAGAAAAGAGTTTTCCTCAGAGGAATTGCGTGCGCTTTACATTCTAAATGAAATGCTCACGCCTCTTATCGAAGCTGCAAGTCAACCTCAACATACCTTGATCCGCATTGCCCGCGACGCCAAACGAAAAGTGCGCCAAGCCCTCCTCGATAAAGAGCTTTTTTCGCCCGACGACCTCCTCCTCCAAATGCAACAAGCCTTGACCTACTCCTCTTTTTGCAATCGAGTTCACAAAAGATACCAAGCCGTCATCATTGACGAGTTTCAAGATACCGACACCCACCAATGGAACATTTTTAAAACCCTCTTCGTCGATCAACCCATCCAAGCCTTTTACATTGTTGGTGATCCCAAACAGTCGATCTATGGTTTTCGCAGTGCCGACTTAAACACCTACCTTCAAGCCAAAGAGGCCATGAATAATACCTCTCACCTCACCACGAATTACCGCTCAGAACCGCAACTCCTGAGCTGTCTAAATCTCCTCTTTTCCAAACAGATCCACTTTCCCTACACCCCCGTTTTAGCGCCCCCCCATGCAACCGACACCCCATTTTCCGATGGGAAAAGCGCTCTTCATTTTTTTTCAGCCATCGTTGAAAAAAAACGGGAAAAGAACTGGCCCTCTCCAGCCATTGAAACCGATTACTTTTTCCCTTTCATCGCCCAAGAAATCCAAACTCTCACCCAAAAAAAAGAAGCCACCTTTAGTGACTTTGCGATCCTTGTCAAAGACCGTTACCAAGCAGCCCGCTTAAAAAATACCCTCGAAGCGCTCAACATTCCAACTGCCGCCAAAGGAACAGAACCCTTAGCGCAAACCTCCATGGCCACTTTTTTTAAATCGCTTCTATCCGCACTTGACGACCCTAAGAAGACCCATCAACTTTTGGCCCATCCTATCTTTGATCTCACCCATCACGAACTCAAGACAAACACGCCCCTTCTCTCCCATGCCATTGCGTTTATGCACCAACACGCCCCAAACACCCTTCATAAAACCATCGATGCCGCTCTTCATCATCACTGGAAGCCCAATCAAACCCTCCTCGAACTCCTCGTCCAAGAAGGAAAGCTCGACACCTACAGCGACTTTATGCAATTAACCGAGCTTCTTCTTCAGCAGCCCAATCAAACCCCCTCACAACTGCTCGACTATCTCATCAAACTTCCCACCGATCAAATCAAAACCAGTCGCCGTCCACTCTCTGATCAAAATGCCGTCACTATCATGACCATCCATATGAGTAAAGGCCTCGAATTTCCCATCGTCTTTGCCCTCGGCCTAGTCAACCGATACACCTCGCGCCAAGACTTCATCCGGCACGAAAAAAAATGGCTCCTTTTCAACCCCGAGCACCTTGCATGTCAAAGCGCTTTACAAGACCAAGAAGCCGAAAAAATGCGTCAACTGTACGTTGCACTCACACGGGCCAAAAAACGTCTTTACATTCCCACACTTGAAGAAGCCAGTAACAAACCACCCATAGGGACCGCTTCACCTCTTGAACTTTTTCTCTCTGATCTGCCCCCGCTCGCAACCCTCATCTCTGAAATTGGAGCCACCCAAACCCTTCTCGAACCGACAACTCCATCGCCCCTACCTTCTAAAACACCCACACTCCATCCACCCTTACAAAAACCCTACAACTTTCCCTCACGCTACATCCATTCCTTCTCCAGCTTAACCGATCACACACCGCCGCCCGCACCTGAAACCCCTGAAAACACCCTTCCGAAAGGAACAGCAACCGGCCTCCTACTCCACGACCTACTCGAAAAAATTATCCGTGAAAAACTCACCCATCCCTACCAGAAAACCACAATCCACAACTTCATCGAAACCACCATTAAACACACACCCTTTTATCCCTACCTCTCAGAAATTACCAATCTCATCGATTGCGCCTTTCACCATCCCCTCGATCACTTTTGCCTAACTGACGTTCACCCAAGCAACCTCCATCCCGAGGTTGAGTTTCTCTACTCGCAAACCCACGAAACGTCGCTCAAAGGATTTGCCGACCTGATCTTTTTGCACGAAAATAGCTATTACATTTTAGATTGGAAAACGAATCTGCTCACAGACTATAGAACCGAAACACTTCAAAAGGCGATGGAACAAAATGAATACTTTTTGCAAGCAGAGATTTATTTAGAAGCGCTAAGGCGCTACCTCAATTTCAAAAAAGATCCTCGCCCCATTCAAGGAGCTTACTATCTCTTCTTAAGAGGACTCCCTGAAGGGGAAGGCCTCTACAGCATCCCATTTAACTCTTCGCAAAATCGAATATTGCCCTATGTAAAATAG